A single genomic interval of Burkholderia cepacia ATCC 25416 harbors:
- a CDS encoding glutathione S-transferase N-terminal domain-containing protein produces the protein MIDVYSWATPNGHKVHIMLEETGLAYRVHPVDIGAGDQFKPEFLKISPNNKIPAIVDPDGPGGKPISLFESGAILIYLAEKTGKFLPTDPAARYATLEWLMFQMGGVGPMLGQAHHFRLYAPEKIEYAVNRYTNEAKRLYNVMDKRLGESEYLAGDTYTISDIATFPWTRSWQNQGIVLDELPNVKRWYDTIAARPAVQRGVEVLASMRKALQDDKAREVLFGATQYAKH, from the coding sequence ATGATCGACGTCTATAGCTGGGCGACCCCGAACGGCCACAAGGTGCACATCATGCTCGAGGAAACGGGCCTCGCCTATCGTGTCCATCCGGTCGATATCGGCGCAGGCGACCAGTTCAAGCCGGAATTCCTGAAGATCAGCCCGAACAACAAGATCCCCGCGATCGTCGATCCGGACGGCCCCGGCGGCAAGCCGATCTCGCTGTTCGAATCGGGCGCGATCCTGATCTACCTCGCGGAAAAGACCGGCAAGTTCCTGCCGACGGATCCGGCCGCACGCTATGCAACGCTCGAATGGCTGATGTTCCAGATGGGCGGTGTCGGGCCGATGCTCGGGCAGGCGCATCACTTCCGCCTGTATGCGCCGGAGAAGATCGAGTATGCGGTCAACCGCTACACAAACGAAGCGAAGCGCCTGTACAACGTGATGGACAAGCGACTCGGTGAATCAGAATATCTCGCGGGCGACACGTACACGATCTCGGACATTGCGACGTTCCCGTGGACGCGCTCATGGCAGAACCAGGGCATCGTGCTCGACGAATTGCCGAACGTGAAGCGCTGGTACGACACGATCGCCGCACGACCGGCCGTGCAGCGCGGTGTCGAAGTGCTCGCGTCGATGCGCAAGGCGCTGCAGGACGACAAGGCACGCGAGGTGCTGTTCGGCGCAACGCAGTACGCGAAGCACTGA
- a CDS encoding MaoC family dehydratase: protein MTEMTLPLIASAQALQARVGAEPLASGWIVIDQHRVDGFADATGDHQWIHVDPERARRESPFGGPIAHGFLTLSLIPALMTDAMRFEQKMGVNYGLNRVRFLKPVPVGARVRALFAVKETAEAARNGVQVTWSVTMQVERPDAPQPVCAAEFITLHYF from the coding sequence ATGACGGAGATGACGTTGCCGCTGATCGCGTCGGCGCAGGCGCTGCAGGCACGCGTCGGCGCAGAGCCGCTCGCGAGCGGCTGGATCGTGATCGACCAGCATCGCGTCGACGGGTTTGCCGACGCGACCGGCGATCATCAATGGATTCACGTCGATCCCGAGCGCGCGCGACGCGAGTCGCCGTTCGGCGGACCGATCGCCCACGGGTTCCTGACGCTGTCGCTGATTCCGGCGTTGATGACCGACGCGATGCGTTTCGAGCAGAAGATGGGCGTGAACTATGGACTGAACCGCGTGCGGTTCCTGAAGCCGGTGCCGGTCGGCGCGCGAGTGCGTGCGCTGTTTGCGGTAAAGGAAACCGCCGAGGCCGCGCGGAACGGCGTGCAGGTGACGTGGTCGGTGACGATGCAGGTCGAGCGTCCCGATGCGCCGCAGCCGGTTTGCGCGGCGGAATTCATCACGCTGCATTACTTCTGA
- a CDS encoding MaoC family dehydratase, giving the protein MGISYEDLVVGSTTEVGRYTFEPDDIKTFAQRYDPQPFHLDEEAGKASHFGGLVASGWHTCSVFMSLLVKKLGPDSTSMGSPGIDSIRWLKPVRAGDTITMYQKVHDKRVSESKPDRGIVSTEWVGVNEAGETVITVHTKVIFGLRHPGGVQA; this is encoded by the coding sequence GTGGGCATCAGTTACGAAGACCTGGTGGTCGGCAGCACCACCGAAGTGGGCCGTTACACGTTCGAACCCGACGACATCAAGACGTTCGCGCAACGCTACGATCCGCAGCCGTTCCATCTCGACGAAGAAGCCGGGAAGGCATCGCATTTCGGCGGGCTTGTCGCGAGCGGCTGGCATACGTGTTCGGTGTTCATGAGCCTGCTCGTCAAGAAGCTCGGCCCGGACTCGACCAGCATGGGCTCGCCGGGCATCGACTCGATCCGCTGGCTCAAGCCGGTGCGTGCGGGCGATACGATCACGATGTACCAGAAGGTCCACGACAAGCGCGTGTCGGAGAGCAAGCCCGATCGCGGTATCGTGTCGACGGAATGGGTCGGCGTGAACGAGGCCGGCGAGACGGTGATTACCGTGCACACGAAAGTGATCTTCGGGCTGCGCCATCCGGGAGGCGTGCAGGCATGA
- a CDS encoding acyl-CoA dehydrogenase family protein, with product MDFSFTDEQQQFADALRRYLGEQYGFEARQAIVRSDAGVSDTQWSAFAELGLTALPVPDAQGGFGGGPVDMLVVMQELGRALVIEPYWATAVGVEALRIAGSGAGEDAALLEAVAQGQKRVAVAFHEPHARYDLFELDTHAREQGGTYRLTGTKSVVQHGAQAHAWIVPARVDDGGIGLFVVERDAANAKVADYRTIDGQRAATIGFNETPARLLTGGARDAAALEQVADYATFLLCAEAVGALDELNRATVEYTKTREQFGMPIARFQALQHRMVDMLIHAEQARSLTYLAAVRYASGDADARRKAVSAAKARVGAAARFVGQQAVQLHGGMGVTNEVAAAHLFKRLTIIETTLGDTDHHLARIAALPDFAQADAA from the coding sequence ATGGATTTCAGCTTTACCGATGAGCAGCAGCAGTTCGCCGACGCGCTGCGCCGGTATCTCGGCGAGCAATACGGTTTCGAAGCGCGTCAGGCCATCGTGCGCAGCGACGCGGGCGTGTCGGACACGCAATGGAGCGCCTTCGCCGAGCTGGGGTTGACCGCGCTGCCCGTGCCGGACGCACAGGGCGGCTTCGGCGGCGGCCCGGTCGACATGCTGGTCGTGATGCAGGAACTCGGCCGTGCGCTCGTGATCGAGCCGTACTGGGCAACGGCGGTGGGTGTCGAGGCCTTGCGCATCGCCGGCTCCGGCGCCGGTGAGGATGCCGCGCTGCTGGAGGCGGTCGCGCAGGGGCAGAAACGTGTGGCGGTTGCTTTCCACGAGCCGCATGCGCGCTACGACCTGTTCGAACTCGATACGCATGCGCGCGAGCAGGGCGGCACGTACCGCCTGACGGGCACGAAGTCGGTCGTTCAGCATGGCGCGCAGGCGCATGCGTGGATCGTGCCTGCGCGCGTCGACGACGGCGGCATCGGCCTGTTCGTCGTCGAACGGGATGCCGCGAATGCGAAGGTGGCCGACTACCGGACGATCGACGGCCAGCGTGCCGCGACGATCGGTTTCAATGAAACGCCGGCGCGACTGCTGACGGGCGGGGCGCGCGACGCCGCCGCCCTCGAGCAAGTTGCCGATTACGCGACGTTCCTGCTGTGCGCGGAGGCGGTCGGCGCGCTCGACGAACTGAACCGCGCCACGGTCGAATACACGAAGACGCGCGAACAGTTCGGCATGCCGATCGCGCGGTTTCAGGCACTGCAGCACCGGATGGTCGACATGCTGATCCATGCCGAGCAGGCACGTTCGCTGACCTACCTGGCAGCCGTGCGCTACGCGAGTGGCGATGCCGACGCGCGGCGCAAGGCGGTGTCGGCCGCGAAAGCGCGTGTCGGCGCCGCCGCGCGTTTCGTCGGCCAGCAGGCCGTTCAACTGCACGGCGGCATGGGCGTGACCAACGAGGTCGCCGCTGCGCACCTGTTCAAGCGGCTGACGATCATCGAGACGACACTCGGCGACACCGATCATCATCTTGCGCGCATCGCGGCACTGCCCGATTTCGCGCAGGCCGACGCGGCATGA
- a CDS encoding acyl-CoA dehydrogenase family protein, whose product MDLDYSPADDAFRVDVRAWLEANLPHALRAKVLDHKRLDREDFASWHRILGQRGWSAPAWPVEYGGPGWNATQRHIWDEECARIGAPTVLPFGVSMVAPVLMKYGSEAQKRHYLPRILDGSDWWCQGYSEPGSGSDLASLRTRAERQGDHYVVNGQKTWTTLGQYADMMFCLVRTDPAAKKQEGISFLLIDMKTPGITVRPIVMLDEDHEVNEVFFEDVKVPVENLVGDENRGWTYAKYLLGHERTGIARVGASKRELAFLKRVASNQRKNGKPLHADPVFAAKVAALEVELMALEVTVLRVVSRETSGKGPGPEASMLKIKGTEVQQALTELMVDAIGPLAAPFDVPFLDGQREHSIAGDDDAAPLAAYYFNYRKTSIYGGSNEIQKNIIAQMILGL is encoded by the coding sequence ATGGATCTGGATTATTCCCCCGCCGACGACGCGTTCCGCGTCGACGTTCGCGCCTGGCTCGAGGCCAACCTGCCTCACGCACTGCGCGCCAAAGTACTCGATCACAAACGACTCGACCGCGAGGATTTCGCGAGCTGGCACCGGATTCTTGGCCAGCGCGGCTGGTCCGCGCCCGCCTGGCCGGTTGAATACGGCGGGCCGGGCTGGAACGCGACGCAACGGCACATCTGGGATGAGGAGTGCGCGCGGATCGGTGCACCGACCGTGCTGCCGTTCGGCGTATCGATGGTCGCGCCGGTGTTGATGAAATACGGCAGCGAAGCGCAGAAGCGTCATTATCTGCCGCGGATTCTCGACGGCTCGGACTGGTGGTGCCAGGGCTATTCGGAGCCGGGTTCGGGATCCGACCTCGCATCGTTGCGTACGCGCGCCGAGCGCCAAGGCGATCACTACGTCGTCAACGGCCAGAAGACCTGGACGACGCTCGGCCAGTACGCCGACATGATGTTCTGCCTCGTGCGCACCGATCCGGCCGCGAAGAAGCAGGAGGGCATCTCGTTCCTGCTGATCGACATGAAGACGCCCGGCATCACGGTGCGGCCGATCGTCATGCTCGACGAGGACCACGAGGTCAACGAGGTGTTCTTCGAGGACGTGAAGGTGCCGGTCGAGAATCTCGTCGGCGACGAGAATCGCGGCTGGACCTACGCGAAATACCTGCTTGGCCATGAGCGCACCGGCATCGCGCGCGTCGGCGCGTCGAAGCGCGAGCTCGCGTTCCTGAAGCGCGTGGCGTCGAACCAGCGCAAGAACGGCAAGCCGTTGCATGCCGATCCCGTGTTCGCCGCCAAGGTCGCGGCGCTCGAGGTCGAGCTGATGGCGCTCGAGGTGACGGTGCTGCGCGTCGTCAGCCGCGAGACGAGCGGGAAGGGGCCGGGCCCCGAGGCGTCCATGCTGAAGATCAAGGGCACGGAAGTGCAGCAGGCGCTCACCGAGCTGATGGTCGACGCGATCGGCCCGCTCGCCGCACCGTTCGACGTTCCGTTCCTCGACGGCCAGCGCGAGCACAGCATCGCCGGCGACGACGACGCGGCGCCGCTGGCCGCGTACTACTTCAACTACCGGAAGACGTCGATCTACGGCGGTTCGAACGAGATCCAGAAGAACATCATCGCGCAGATGATTCTGGGGCTGTGA
- a CDS encoding DUF1178 family protein, translated as MKVLDLQCPHGHRFEGWFASADEFEAQLSRKLVECPVCGTTEVNRLPSAPRLNLSGATLAQPADPRAMQAQVMRALREVLEKTENVGERFAEEARRIHYNEAPARSIRGVTTPEDAQSLAEEGIDVMPLPIPAALKEPLQ; from the coding sequence ATGAAGGTCCTCGATTTGCAGTGCCCGCACGGTCATCGGTTCGAAGGCTGGTTCGCTTCCGCCGATGAATTCGAAGCGCAGTTGTCCCGCAAGCTGGTCGAATGCCCGGTGTGCGGAACGACCGAGGTCAACCGTCTGCCGTCGGCGCCGCGCCTGAATCTGTCGGGTGCGACGCTGGCACAGCCGGCCGATCCGCGCGCAATGCAGGCGCAGGTGATGCGTGCACTGCGCGAGGTGCTGGAGAAAACCGAGAATGTGGGCGAGCGCTTCGCCGAGGAAGCGCGGCGCATCCATTACAACGAGGCGCCGGCACGCAGCATTCGCGGTGTCACGACGCCCGAAGATGCGCAATCCTTGGCCGAAGAAGGCATCGACGTGATGCCGCTGCCGATTCCTGCCGCGCTGAAAGAACCGCTGCAATGA
- a CDS encoding NUDIX domain-containing protein: MAELPNHDTALTETCLESEAIFDGAFLKLKRDIVRLPDGKKATREYVQHPGAVMVIPLFDDGRVLMENQFRYPIGKVMAEFPAGKLDPNEGALACAVRELREETGYTAREYVFLTRIHPIISYSTEFIDLYLARGLTAGERKLDEGEFLETFTATQADLQEWVRTGQISDVKTIIGTMWLDKVLSGTWPLGPVLTP, encoded by the coding sequence ATGGCCGAACTACCCAATCACGACACCGCACTGACCGAAACCTGCCTCGAGAGTGAGGCGATTTTCGACGGCGCGTTCCTCAAGCTCAAGCGCGATATCGTCCGCCTGCCGGATGGCAAGAAGGCCACGCGCGAATACGTCCAGCATCCGGGCGCGGTGATGGTGATCCCGCTGTTCGATGACGGCCGCGTGCTGATGGAAAACCAGTTTCGCTACCCGATCGGCAAGGTGATGGCCGAATTCCCGGCCGGCAAACTCGACCCGAACGAAGGCGCGCTCGCCTGCGCGGTGCGCGAACTGCGCGAGGAAACGGGTTACACCGCACGCGAGTACGTGTTCCTGACCCGCATTCATCCGATCATTTCCTACTCGACCGAATTCATCGACCTGTACCTGGCGCGCGGGCTGACGGCCGGCGAGCGCAAGCTCGATGAGGGCGAATTCCTCGAGACCTTCACCGCGACGCAGGCCGATTTGCAGGAATGGGTGCGCACGGGCCAGATTTCCGACGTGAAGACGATCATCGGTACGATGTGGCTCGACAAGGTGCTGTCCGGTACGTGGCCGCTCGGGCCGGTCCTGACGCCCTGA
- a CDS encoding DUF2818 family protein yields the protein MSAAGWFIVLLAFVCANLPFLNQRLFAVVPFGATKKGGWVRIGELIVLYFIVGALGFWLESRAGNRFEQGWQFYAITFSLFVVFAFPGFTFQYLVKRR from the coding sequence ATGTCGGCAGCCGGCTGGTTTATCGTGCTGTTGGCGTTCGTCTGCGCCAACCTGCCGTTCCTGAACCAACGCCTCTTCGCCGTCGTGCCGTTCGGCGCGACGAAGAAGGGCGGGTGGGTGCGGATCGGCGAGCTGATCGTGCTGTACTTCATCGTTGGCGCGCTCGGCTTCTGGCTCGAGTCGCGCGCCGGCAACCGCTTCGAACAGGGCTGGCAGTTCTACGCGATCACGTTCAGTCTTTTCGTCGTGTTCGCGTTTCCCGGCTTCACGTTCCAGTATCTCGTCAAACGACGCTGA